One Deltaproteobacteria bacterium genomic window carries:
- a CDS encoding MCE family protein, protein MASAGTEIKVGLFVFAALVGLTYMTTQVSKGKVTTRDMYDVAAYFDNVSGLKENSPVEIAGIDVGLVKTIGLEGNRAKVIMAVKPGVVIHADAQVAVRTRGVLGDKFVEIVPGSSSHPVLTQGGTIARSETPPSLEDVLQKVGQIADDVGLVARSVSNVLGGEQGEQDLRIMIQNMRDMAVGLNGLVQSNMDAVGQIVGNLRDFSADLKQVSGANKDGVDKIVKNLEVASAEVQVTLKHMNVLLGKLHEGEGPMGRLVSDQDMGQDLKETLASLQSVSRKIDEGKGTIGRLINDDTTAEELDKALEGINKYLAKQDQFRTSVEFSPEYMSRTGDFKSYLNLKLQPAEDKYYMLSLISDPSGKREKTTKMVKYRDDGGAWHTYEEEKTEFNKDKLKFSAQIAKRWDDVVLRGGIIESSGGFGVDYYLWDDRLQFFVEAFDFRHDHPPHLKGGGKLYFMKNFYLSAGMDDFISDDGQASFFSGLGFYFTDEDLKYILGSAPLPMGQ, encoded by the coding sequence ATGGCTAGTGCGGGAACTGAAATCAAGGTCGGTCTCTTCGTCTTCGCGGCTTTGGTCGGCCTGACCTACATGACCACCCAGGTCAGCAAGGGCAAGGTGACCACCAGGGACATGTACGACGTGGCTGCCTACTTCGACAACGTCTCGGGTTTGAAGGAGAATTCCCCGGTGGAAATCGCCGGTATCGACGTCGGTCTGGTCAAAACCATCGGCCTGGAGGGCAACAGGGCCAAGGTAATCATGGCCGTCAAGCCCGGAGTGGTCATTCACGCCGATGCCCAGGTAGCAGTCCGCACACGGGGAGTGCTTGGCGACAAATTCGTGGAAATCGTGCCGGGCTCCAGCAGCCATCCGGTCCTGACCCAAGGCGGCACCATCGCCCGTTCCGAGACTCCACCCAGCCTAGAGGACGTTCTTCAGAAAGTGGGGCAGATAGCCGACGACGTGGGGCTCGTGGCCCGAAGCGTGTCCAACGTCCTCGGAGGAGAGCAGGGGGAGCAGGATCTTCGGATCATGATCCAAAATATGCGGGATATGGCCGTGGGCCTGAACGGCCTAGTCCAGTCCAACATGGATGCCGTGGGTCAGATCGTGGGCAACCTCCGCGATTTTTCGGCCGACCTGAAGCAGGTGTCCGGGGCCAACAAGGACGGGGTGGACAAGATTGTCAAGAATCTCGAGGTGGCCTCTGCAGAGGTCCAGGTGACCCTCAAGCATATGAATGTTCTTCTGGGCAAGCTCCACGAGGGTGAAGGGCCTATGGGCCGCTTGGTGTCCGACCAGGATATGGGCCAGGATCTCAAGGAGACCCTGGCATCCCTTCAGAGCGTCTCCCGCAAGATTGACGAGGGTAAAGGGACCATCGGGCGCCTGATCAACGACGACACCACGGCCGAGGAACTGGACAAGGCTCTGGAGGGGATCAACAAGTATCTAGCCAAGCAGGACCAGTTCCGGACCTCGGTCGAATTCAGCCCCGAATACATGTCCAGAACCGGCGACTTCAAGAGTTATCTGAACCTCAAACTCCAGCCTGCCGAAGACAAGTATTACATGCTGTCCTTGATCAGCGATCCTTCCGGCAAACGGGAGAAGACGACCAAAATGGTCAAGTATCGGGATGATGGCGGGGCATGGCACACCTACGAGGAGGAGAAGACCGAGTTCAACAAAGACAAACTCAAGTTTTCGGCCCAGATTGCCAAACGATGGGACGACGTGGTCCTGAGGGGAGGTATCATCGAGTCCTCGGGCGGTTTCGGTGTCGATTACTACCTGTGGGACGACCGGCTTCAATTCTTTGTCGAGGCCTTTGATTTCCGGCACGATCATCCGCCGCACCTCAAGGGTGGAGGGAAGCTCTACTTCATGAAGAATTTCTATCTCAGCGCCGGTATGGACGATTTCATCAGCGACGACGGTCAGGCATCTTTCTTTAGCGGGCTGGGGTTCTATTTCACCGACGAAGATCTGAAATACATCCTGGGCAGTGCTCCGCTGCCCATGGGCCAATGA
- a CDS encoding ABC transporter ATP-binding protein gives MEAIIELRDVHKAFGSQKVLKGIDLSLPRDRVNVIIGRSGGGKSVLLKHVIGLIRPDRGQVIVDGTDIAAMRDRQLAGVRKKFGMLFQEGALFDSLSVAENVAFPMREHTRLSSREIRERVEAKLTDVGLKGMGYKMPSELSGGMRKRVGLARAMALDPEIVLFDEPTSGLDPIMSAAISDLIVQTRAQFGATCVVISHDIQATMTTADNIFMLYEGTIIAQGTPEEIRNNEDPVVRQFISGSLQGPIGMG, from the coding sequence ATGGAAGCCATCATCGAACTTCGCGACGTCCACAAGGCCTTCGGGTCCCAGAAGGTCCTCAAGGGAATCGATCTTAGCCTGCCCCGGGACCGGGTAAACGTGATCATAGGCCGAAGCGGCGGTGGCAAGAGCGTCCTTCTGAAACACGTCATCGGCCTGATCCGGCCGGACAGGGGACAGGTGATCGTCGACGGCACGGACATCGCGGCCATGAGGGACCGGCAGCTGGCTGGGGTCCGAAAGAAGTTCGGGATGCTTTTCCAGGAAGGGGCATTGTTCGACTCCTTGAGCGTGGCCGAAAACGTGGCCTTTCCCATGCGCGAGCACACCCGCTTGTCGTCTAGGGAAATCCGGGAGCGGGTCGAGGCCAAGCTGACTGATGTCGGACTCAAGGGCATGGGCTACAAAATGCCATCGGAGCTTTCGGGTGGGATGCGCAAGAGGGTGGGTTTGGCCAGAGCCATGGCCCTGGATCCCGAGATCGTCCTCTTCGACGAGCCTACGTCAGGGCTCGATCCGATCATGTCGGCGGCCATCAGCGACTTGATCGTCCAGACCAGGGCCCAGTTCGGGGCCACTTGCGTGGTCATCAGCCACGACATCCAGGCGACCATGACCACGGCCGACAACATTTTCATGCTCTATGAGGGGACCATCATCGCTCAGGGGACCCCGGAGGAAATCAGAAACAACGAGGACCCGGTCGTGAGGCAATTCATCTCCGGGTCGCTGCAAGGCCCTATCGGGATGGGCTGA
- a CDS encoding ABC transporter permease has product MFRMFTFLGRGAITSTIEAGRIAVLFLEALSLLFLPPYRIRLLFKQMDFIGVSSLFVVVLTGLFTGMVLALQTYYAFRMFSAETLVGATVALSMTRELGPVITALMVTGRAGSAIAAEIGTMRVTEQVDALTVMAINPVQYLVVPRVVAGVIMLPLLCAISDIVGIAGGYLVGVKLLGIHGGLFMNKIYEYVGLDDVYNGLIKAACFGFILTLVGCFKGFYTRGGAEGVGRATTQSVVLSSVLILMSDYVLTALMF; this is encoded by the coding sequence ATGTTCCGCATGTTCACCTTTTTGGGCCGTGGCGCCATCACATCGACGATTGAGGCGGGTCGGATCGCTGTCCTCTTTCTGGAGGCCTTGAGCCTTCTCTTTCTTCCGCCGTACAGAATCCGCCTCCTGTTCAAGCAGATGGACTTCATCGGGGTCAGTTCCCTGTTCGTGGTCGTCCTGACCGGGCTATTCACGGGCATGGTCCTGGCCCTGCAGACTTACTACGCCTTCCGCATGTTTTCTGCCGAGACCCTGGTGGGGGCTACGGTGGCCCTGTCCATGACCAGGGAACTCGGTCCGGTCATCACCGCGCTCATGGTCACCGGTCGGGCCGGGTCGGCCATCGCCGCCGAGATAGGGACCATGCGCGTCACGGAACAGGTCGATGCCCTGACAGTCATGGCCATCAACCCGGTCCAGTACCTAGTGGTGCCCCGGGTCGTGGCCGGAGTAATCATGCTTCCGTTGCTGTGCGCCATCAGCGATATCGTGGGCATCGCCGGCGGCTACTTGGTGGGCGTCAAGCTCCTGGGAATCCACGGGGGCCTGTTTATGAACAAGATCTATGAATACGTAGGGCTGGACGACGTGTACAACGGTTTGATCAAGGCTGCGTGCTTCGGCTTTATTCTGACCTTGGTTGGGTGTTTCAAGGGCTTCTATACCCGAGGCGGGGCCGAAGGAGTCGGCCGGGCCACGACGCAATCAGTGGTTCTGTCTTCAGTCCTCATCCTTATGAGCGATTACGTGCTCACAGCCCTCATGTTTTGA
- a CDS encoding adenylate/guanylate cyclase domain-containing protein: MKKPVRERAWPLALALFTAVTCTVLYLSSPDFLDLLELKTYDLRLRARGPIPTSELVSIVAIDERSLEEIGRWPWTRSLMADLVKRLDSYDPLGVGYDISFFDPEDNPAQAELLRLAQNAQTLGLLPNPNLLPYIKERLQNSSPDLALAEALASSRDPQILGYYFNLSQDLAPGEHTLDRAERYPAVKVVGGGQPPEVLPIPRATKARTNIRPLAEVAYSQAYFNIIPDRDGTIRRYPLAIGHGNENYLPLAAALAALTDPKAMPALEVASFGVVRSGLGKLSVPTDEHGQMILHYRGPEKTIPHVPAWKILRGEANPDLLRGRYLLVGVTAPAVFDLRVTPFGVAYPGIEIQATALDNMLRGDFMLRPSWAPMFDIAALWVLCLVCGIFLWRLKAAWSILGVLVTGGGFVLANLYLFETRLFWLNLVYPLLALTGSYLILTVYRFMFADRQKRAIRQAFSKYLDPHVVEDVVSDPEKLRLGGVKLELTVLFSDIRGFTTISEGLSPDDLVKLLNEYLTEMTDIVMHNRGLLDKYMGDAVMAVYGAPKHYPEHAEMACRTALEMMARLKELNEIWKPAGWPCLDIGVGINTGSMVAGNMGSQNRFDYTVMGDHVNLGSRLEGLNKVYGTNVIVSEFTRRSIQDKYRIRSLDLVKVKGKDQPVEIFELLAPADSPCPLGYVDRYEEGVADYRKGEFQKAQSIFREIGNEHPGDTVVRLYLERLDHLLANPPESWDGVFTFTTK; the protein is encoded by the coding sequence ATGAAAAAACCGGTTCGGGAACGAGCGTGGCCCTTGGCCCTGGCCCTTTTCACGGCCGTGACCTGTACCGTCCTGTACCTGAGCTCTCCGGATTTTCTCGACCTGCTCGAACTCAAGACCTATGACCTTCGGCTGCGGGCCAGGGGCCCGATACCGACCTCCGAACTGGTGTCCATCGTGGCCATCGACGAAAGAAGCCTGGAGGAGATCGGTCGCTGGCCATGGACCAGGTCTCTCATGGCCGACCTAGTCAAGCGGCTCGACTCCTACGATCCTCTTGGGGTGGGCTATGATATCAGCTTCTTCGATCCCGAGGATAATCCTGCCCAGGCCGAACTTCTGCGGCTGGCTCAGAACGCCCAAACTCTGGGCCTGCTCCCCAACCCCAACCTGTTGCCGTACATCAAGGAACGGCTTCAAAACAGCAGCCCCGATCTGGCCTTGGCTGAAGCTTTGGCCAGCAGCCGAGATCCCCAGATCCTCGGGTACTATTTCAATCTTTCTCAAGACTTGGCGCCAGGCGAGCACACCCTGGACCGGGCCGAGAGATACCCGGCCGTCAAGGTGGTCGGAGGCGGCCAGCCGCCGGAAGTTCTGCCCATCCCCAGGGCCACCAAGGCCAGGACCAACATTAGGCCGTTGGCCGAAGTTGCCTACAGTCAAGCCTACTTCAATATCATCCCCGACCGGGACGGAACCATCCGCCGCTATCCCCTGGCCATCGGCCACGGGAACGAGAATTATCTGCCTCTGGCCGCGGCCCTGGCGGCCTTGACGGACCCCAAGGCCATGCCAGCCTTGGAGGTGGCCTCTTTCGGCGTGGTCCGGTCCGGGCTCGGGAAGCTGAGCGTGCCAACGGACGAACACGGCCAAATGATCCTTCACTACCGGGGGCCGGAGAAAACCATTCCCCATGTGCCAGCCTGGAAGATCCTTCGGGGAGAGGCCAACCCCGACCTGCTGCGGGGACGCTATCTGCTTGTGGGGGTCACGGCTCCGGCCGTGTTCGACCTCCGGGTGACGCCGTTCGGTGTGGCCTATCCTGGAATCGAGATCCAGGCCACGGCTCTAGACAATATGCTCCGGGGTGACTTCATGCTCCGGCCAAGCTGGGCCCCGATGTTCGATATCGCGGCTCTCTGGGTTCTCTGCCTTGTCTGTGGAATATTTCTCTGGAGACTCAAGGCGGCCTGGAGCATCCTCGGGGTTCTCGTCACCGGCGGCGGGTTCGTCTTAGCCAATCTCTATCTGTTCGAGACTCGTCTGTTCTGGCTGAACCTCGTATATCCCCTGTTGGCTTTGACCGGATCCTATCTGATTCTGACCGTCTACCGCTTCATGTTTGCGGACCGGCAGAAGCGGGCCATCCGTCAGGCCTTCAGCAAGTATCTCGATCCCCACGTGGTCGAGGATGTGGTCAGCGATCCGGAAAAACTGCGTTTGGGCGGGGTCAAGCTCGAACTGACAGTACTTTTTTCGGACATCAGGGGGTTCACGACCATTTCCGAGGGTCTGTCGCCAGACGATCTGGTCAAGCTCTTGAACGAATATCTTACCGAGATGACAGACATCGTCATGCATAACCGGGGGCTTCTGGATAAGTACATGGGCGACGCGGTCATGGCCGTGTACGGGGCTCCAAAGCATTACCCTGAACACGCCGAGATGGCTTGCCGGACGGCCCTCGAAATGATGGCCCGGCTCAAGGAGCTCAACGAGATCTGGAAGCCGGCGGGATGGCCTTGCCTGGACATTGGTGTGGGCATCAACACAGGGAGCATGGTGGCCGGAAACATGGGATCCCAGAACCGGTTCGACTACACGGTCATGGGCGACCACGTGAATCTCGGGTCGCGCCTGGAGGGCCTGAACAAGGTCTACGGGACGAATGTCATTGTTAGTGAATTCACCAGACGCAGTATCCAAGACAAATATCGGATCAGAAGCCTCGATCTGGTTAAAGTCAAGGGCAAGGACCAGCCGGTGGAGATCTTCGAATTGCTGGCTCCCGCCGATTCGCCCTGCCCTCTGGGCTATGTGGATAGATACGAGGAGGGGGTGGCGGACTACCGGAAAGGGGAGTTCCAGAAGGCTCAGTCCATCTTCAGGGAAATTGGCAACGAACATCCCGGAGACACGGTCGTCCGTCTGTATCTCGAACGTTTGGACCACCTTCTGGCCAACCCTCCGGAATCTTGGGACGGAGTGTTCACGTTTACAACAAAGTGA
- the pyk gene encoding pyruvate kinase — MRTKIVATLGPASMEYGIMNDMVKYGVRIFRLNFSHAEAAYFEPVVNSIRRIEGEIGKPLTVMADLCGPKIRIEEVAGSPLTINKGTTAVLGLEELRSRADEGPFVGLAYPELLKGLEVGMPVSLSDGMLSFVVTRVIDKDRLYLMEAQNGGILTSHKGIAFPGKYHPMPALTAKDRKDLHEALDIGVDAVAVSFVQSASDIVDVRNEIKRHGIWIPVVAKLERKNAYDILEEIVDLSDAVMVARGDLGLECPIASLPIIQKKIIRACRHGQKASIVATQMLLSMVKNPLPTRAETTDVANAILDGADCVMLSEETAIGAYPVEAVRFIHEIAKQSEAYFLERVQGPYRPKQEKNPAKYLAYAAALMADNLESTAIVCHSVSGSTARLLSSRRPAQDIYALSPRPEVVRQMNFFWGVRPRVPDMSITSHVQRVEAFVDGQDELSSEVPVVITSGEPAHGQDHAVTNTIKIFTKSPDLERGGDGS; from the coding sequence ATGCGCACCAAAATCGTGGCCACTTTGGGACCGGCTTCGATGGAATACGGCATCATGAACGACATGGTCAAATACGGGGTCAGGATATTCAGACTCAATTTTTCCCATGCCGAGGCCGCCTATTTCGAGCCTGTTGTGAACTCGATCCGCAGGATCGAAGGCGAGATCGGCAAGCCCCTGACGGTCATGGCCGACCTGTGCGGTCCGAAAATCCGTATTGAAGAGGTAGCGGGCTCCCCCCTGACCATCAACAAGGGCACGACAGCCGTGCTCGGCCTCGAGGAACTCCGATCCCGGGCCGACGAAGGGCCCTTCGTCGGGCTCGCCTACCCGGAACTCCTCAAGGGCCTGGAAGTCGGCATGCCCGTGTCCTTGAGCGACGGCATGCTGTCGTTCGTGGTCACGCGGGTCATCGACAAGGACAGGCTTTACCTCATGGAGGCCCAGAACGGGGGCATTTTGACCTCCCACAAAGGCATCGCCTTTCCGGGAAAGTATCATCCGATGCCGGCCCTGACAGCCAAAGACCGAAAAGATCTCCACGAGGCCCTGGACATCGGGGTTGACGCCGTGGCCGTGTCTTTCGTTCAGAGCGCTTCCGACATCGTCGATGTCCGTAACGAGATCAAACGTCATGGAATTTGGATTCCAGTGGTGGCCAAACTTGAACGGAAAAACGCCTACGACATTCTGGAGGAGATTGTCGATCTCTCCGACGCGGTCATGGTCGCCAGAGGGGATCTCGGCCTTGAGTGCCCCATAGCCTCACTGCCGATCATTCAGAAAAAAATTATTCGGGCCTGTCGGCATGGACAAAAGGCATCCATCGTGGCCACCCAGATGCTTCTGTCCATGGTCAAAAATCCCCTTCCGACCCGGGCCGAAACAACAGACGTGGCCAACGCGATCCTGGACGGGGCCGACTGTGTCATGCTCTCCGAGGAGACGGCCATTGGGGCGTATCCCGTGGAGGCGGTCCGATTCATCCACGAAATCGCGAAGCAGTCCGAGGCGTATTTCCTGGAACGGGTTCAGGGGCCGTACAGGCCGAAGCAGGAGAAGAACCCCGCCAAGTATTTGGCCTATGCTGCGGCATTGATGGCCGACAACCTGGAAAGTACGGCCATAGTCTGCCATTCGGTCTCGGGTTCCACGGCTAGGCTCCTGTCGAGTCGAAGACCGGCCCAGGACATCTACGCCCTTTCGCCCAGACCGGAAGTCGTTCGGCAGATGAATTTTTTTTGGGGAGTCAGACCACGGGTTCCGGACATGTCCATCACCAGCCATGTGCAGCGAGTGGAAGCATTCGTCGACGGGCAGGATGAACTTTCTTCGGAGGTTCCGGTGGTCATCACCAGCGGAGAACCGGCCCACGGGCAGGATCATGCGGTGACGAACACGATCAAAATCTTCACCAAAAGCCCAGACTTGGAAAGGGGCGGCGATGGGTCTTGA
- the thpR gene encoding RNA 2',3'-cyclic phosphodiesterase, whose protein sequence is MSFMMPYSIEAGPKVATILVRMSPPCIQVAPVKTEEMMLHSPFFVRNHEMRSAPDPKMSPRLFVGLPISDSVRIHYAEILDRHGLRSLPGLSWVLPRNLHLTLDFIGRTPAALVPDLVKAIADSIPPAFEIDFQDFGFFPDQIRPRVFWAVVQNGRTELQIWAKNLTSMIDGLLHRQRPDPAFIPHLTLARIKDRRIRTSSFLPHFSNARFGKFQTDRVVLYRSELGSGPPTYTNLFEARLSGADST, encoded by the coding sequence ATGTCGTTCATGATGCCGTATTCCATCGAAGCCGGTCCCAAAGTGGCCACGATTTTGGTGCGCATGTCGCCCCCTTGTATACAAGTTGCTCCGGTGAAAACCGAAGAAATGATGCTACATTCCCCTTTCTTCGTTCGCAACCACGAGATGCGGTCTGCTCCCGACCCCAAAATGTCTCCCCGTCTGTTCGTCGGACTGCCGATCTCGGATTCGGTCCGAATACACTACGCCGAAATTCTCGACCGCCATGGGCTTCGGTCATTGCCCGGCCTATCTTGGGTTTTGCCAAGAAATCTGCATCTGACCCTTGATTTCATCGGACGGACTCCTGCAGCCCTGGTTCCGGATCTGGTCAAAGCCATAGCCGACTCCATTCCCCCCGCCTTTGAGATCGATTTCCAAGACTTCGGTTTCTTTCCAGATCAAATCCGGCCCAGAGTCTTCTGGGCCGTGGTGCAGAATGGTCGGACCGAACTACAGATCTGGGCCAAAAACTTGACCTCCATGATCGACGGACTTCTGCATCGTCAAAGGCCTGATCCCGCCTTCATCCCTCACCTCACCCTGGCCCGAATCAAAGATAGGCGGATCAGAACATCTTCGTTCCTTCCACACTTCTCAAACGCCAGGTTCGGAAAATTCCAGACCGACAGGGTCGTCCTCTACCGCAGCGAACTGGGTTCTGGGCCGCCGACCTACACAAATCTTTTCGAAGCCCGACTCTCGGGAGCAGATTCGACCTGA
- a CDS encoding cytochrome C: MNYPIWDLTWAGGGLLIAVIAIIHVYIAHFAIGGGLFLILTEKKAYRENSQGILNYTKRHAKFFMIVTMVLGGLTGVGIWFTISLISPAATAALIHTFVFAWAIEWVFFLGEIVAIFIYYYTFGKMQPRNHLLIGWLYFIFAWLSLFMINGIIGFMLTPGDWLATRDFWDGFFNPSFWPALAFRTFIALILAGLYGFVTATWEKDPALREALVRHCAKWLLVPFAFLLLSGWWYLSILPEGPKAMILGRNPEIMPFFQAFLWISALLFIGGLIMSIRMPAAVKRPMALVLLFIGLMYMGSFEWMREAGRRPYLIHSFMYSNAIIKGTEGDIAKDGYLKSAKWIQHREITPANELQAGRELFRGQCSACHSIGGPLNDIQPLTAKFSVFGLEAMISGIGKVYEYMPRFAGTAEERRALTGFLVHEVNGKSVPEPVARPERTAQVDIPPFDPDVDEYVLLAWCTLGEKCISDCDPYWSLLPPGSTLYAQLVRRGVKAELVTDGVELVFTPPPGSVDPASQVEFWKYAKSLVGKELPLNVSAKGLGLSGTMTLNEKLRTFVADGIPVLPYADDGSLNPYPIFTIEARDGATGQTLATTRVVAPVSTEIGCHNCHGGTWRRSGVTGISAETASDVLVVHDRRHKTTLLAEANQGRPVLCQSCHPDPLLNAAGNPELLNLPAAIHGFHVHYLSDRPGPEPCHSCHPTGPTSFTYCARGVHASQVGLTCTNCHGTLEDHALTLLKGEQAAGKPKAERLMRGIRPRLVATVEEISPRTPWNDQPDCLTCHVDFAPPASRKVSAFNDWVRGPSGLYRLRADNAGMMCESCHGSTHAEYPAENSFHPDLDAIQPLQYQGVNGVIGANGNCAICHVENMEGDFHHPNMMGN; this comes from the coding sequence ATGAATTACCCCATCTGGGACCTGACTTGGGCCGGTGGCGGCCTGCTCATCGCCGTCATCGCCATCATTCATGTCTACATCGCCCACTTCGCCATCGGCGGTGGGCTGTTCCTGATTCTCACCGAAAAAAAGGCCTATCGAGAAAATTCCCAGGGCATACTGAACTACACCAAGCGCCACGCCAAATTTTTCATGATCGTGACCATGGTTCTTGGCGGCCTGACCGGTGTTGGCATCTGGTTCACGATTTCCCTCATCTCCCCGGCGGCCACGGCGGCCTTGATCCACACATTTGTCTTTGCCTGGGCCATCGAATGGGTCTTTTTCCTGGGCGAAATCGTGGCCATCTTCATTTATTACTATACCTTCGGCAAAATGCAGCCACGAAACCATCTTCTCATCGGCTGGCTGTATTTCATCTTTGCTTGGCTGTCCCTGTTCATGATCAACGGCATCATCGGGTTCATGCTCACCCCGGGCGACTGGCTGGCGACCCGCGATTTCTGGGACGGCTTCTTCAATCCATCCTTCTGGCCGGCCCTGGCCTTCAGGACCTTCATCGCTCTGATCCTGGCCGGGCTCTACGGCTTTGTCACGGCCACCTGGGAAAAGGATCCGGCCCTGCGCGAGGCCCTGGTCCGTCACTGCGCCAAGTGGCTCCTCGTTCCCTTTGCCTTTCTGCTTCTATCCGGCTGGTGGTATCTCTCCATCCTGCCCGAAGGGCCCAAGGCCATGATCCTCGGCCGGAACCCGGAAATCATGCCCTTCTTCCAGGCCTTCCTGTGGATCTCGGCCCTGCTCTTCATCGGCGGCCTGATCATGTCCATCCGCATGCCCGCGGCCGTCAAACGGCCCATGGCTCTCGTCCTTCTCTTCATCGGCCTCATGTACATGGGCAGCTTCGAGTGGATGCGCGAAGCTGGCCGCAGACCCTATCTGATCCACAGCTTCATGTACTCCAACGCCATCATCAAGGGCACCGAAGGCGACATCGCCAAAGACGGATACCTGAAGTCCGCCAAATGGATCCAACACCGGGAAATCACGCCGGCCAACGAATTGCAGGCCGGCCGGGAACTTTTCCGCGGCCAATGCTCCGCCTGTCATTCCATTGGCGGGCCTCTGAACGATATCCAGCCACTCACGGCCAAATTCAGTGTCTTCGGCCTGGAGGCCATGATTTCCGGCATCGGCAAGGTCTATGAATACATGCCCCGTTTTGCCGGTACGGCCGAGGAACGTCGGGCCTTGACAGGATTCTTGGTTCACGAGGTGAATGGCAAATCGGTTCCCGAGCCCGTTGCCCGGCCGGAACGAACGGCCCAGGTGGACATACCGCCCTTTGATCCAGACGTGGACGAATACGTACTCCTGGCCTGGTGCACTCTGGGCGAAAAATGCATTTCCGACTGCGATCCCTACTGGTCTCTTCTGCCTCCGGGCAGCACCCTTTACGCCCAGCTCGTACGGCGTGGCGTCAAGGCCGAGCTCGTCACCGACGGCGTCGAGCTAGTCTTCACCCCGCCGCCCGGTTCGGTGGACCCGGCCTCCCAGGTCGAATTCTGGAAGTACGCCAAATCCCTGGTCGGCAAGGAACTGCCCCTCAATGTCAGCGCCAAGGGCCTTGGCCTGTCCGGAACCATGACCCTGAACGAGAAGCTGCGGACCTTTGTGGCCGACGGCATTCCGGTCCTGCCCTATGCCGACGATGGCTCTTTGAATCCCTATCCAATTTTCACCATCGAGGCCAGGGATGGGGCCACCGGACAGACTCTGGCCACGACCAGGGTCGTGGCCCCGGTCTCTACGGAAATCGGCTGCCACAACTGCCACGGCGGGACTTGGCGACGTTCGGGGGTAACAGGCATCTCCGCCGAAACCGCCTCGGACGTTCTGGTCGTTCACGATCGCCGTCACAAGACCACCCTGCTGGCCGAGGCCAACCAGGGCCGCCCGGTACTCTGCCAGAGCTGCCATCCGGACCCCCTGCTCAACGCGGCCGGCAATCCGGAACTGCTGAACCTGCCCGCGGCCATCCACGGGTTCCATGTCCACTATCTGTCCGATCGGCCAGGGCCGGAACCCTGCCATTCCTGCCACCCCACCGGCCCGACCAGCTTCACCTATTGCGCCCGGGGCGTGCACGCCAGTCAGGTCGGCCTGACTTGCACCAATTGCCACGGCACCCTGGAAGACCACGCCCTGACCCTGCTCAAAGGCGAACAGGCCGCGGGCAAGCCCAAGGCCGAGCGGCTCATGCGGGGCATCCGTCCTCGTCTGGTGGCCACGGTCGAGGAGATCAGTCCCCGTACCCCCTGGAATGATCAGCCCGACTGCCTGACCTGCCATGTTGACTTTGCGCCCCCGGCCAGCCGGAAGGTTTCGGCCTTCAACGACTGGGTCCGTGGCCCTTCCGGCCTCTACAGGCTGAGAGCCGACAATGCCGGGATGATGTGCGAGTCCTGCCACGGCTCGACCCACGCCGAGTACCCGGCCGAGAACTCCTTTCATCCGGACCTGGATGCCATCCAACCCCTGCAGTACCAGGGCGTGAATGGGGTCATCGGAGCCAATGGAAACTGCGCCATCTGTCATGTTGAAAACATGGAAGGCGACTTCCACCACCCCAACATGATGGGCAACTGA